In Micromonospora sp. NBC_01813, the following are encoded in one genomic region:
- a CDS encoding UPF0158 family protein gives MLDLSRLDLEEIAAALEDQTDYEHRWLINPQTGEIVFWTTDGGIDGYAPVDLDDLDLVGIDPLPPYVWYQDMADFAERISDAAAGRRLVRAIQGRGAFRRFKNELHEEFPHLLPAWYTFRDMRAKRRAVEWLVDNALVDDEAGERFVAQHPDPDLP, from the coding sequence ATGCTTGACCTGAGCAGGCTGGACCTGGAGGAGATCGCCGCCGCGCTCGAGGACCAGACCGACTACGAGCACCGATGGCTGATCAACCCGCAGACCGGCGAGATCGTGTTCTGGACGACGGACGGCGGCATCGACGGATACGCGCCCGTCGACCTTGACGACCTCGACCTGGTCGGTATTGACCCCCTACCGCCCTACGTCTGGTACCAGGACATGGCCGACTTCGCCGAACGGATCAGTGACGCGGCGGCCGGCCGCAGGCTCGTCCGAGCGATCCAGGGCAGGGGCGCCTTCCGCCGGTTCAAGAACGAGTTGCATGAGGAGTTTCCGCACCTCCTGCCGGCGTGGTATACGTTCCGCGACATGCGCGCCAAGCGGCGGGCGGTGGAATGGCTGGTCGACAATGCGCTGGTCGACGACGAGGCGGGCGAGCGGTTTGTGGCCCAGCACCCAGATCCCGACCTACCCTGA
- a CDS encoding DUF4279 domain-containing protein, translating to MGNDEDQGGTGPAVVRCTQRAYLTVAPVEDADGLDFDPAHVTRLVGLEPTRIHRRGEAVGQRVHRSSGWYVDVPQREEYDTELVLRELLDVLDPHAEGLAYARQVLGLRAGVNVVIEMHSGRDGAGDILVTTPRIHLTAETMRRLADLCLWLDCDQYVY from the coding sequence GAAGACCAGGGCGGCACCGGCCCTGCGGTGGTCAGGTGCACTCAACGCGCCTACCTGACGGTGGCGCCTGTCGAAGATGCCGATGGGCTGGACTTCGATCCGGCGCACGTGACGCGGCTGGTCGGACTGGAGCCCACGCGGATTCACCGACGCGGCGAAGCCGTGGGTCAGCGCGTTCACAGGTCAAGCGGCTGGTACGTCGACGTGCCGCAGCGGGAGGAGTACGACACCGAGCTTGTTCTCAGGGAGTTGCTCGATGTCCTCGATCCCCACGCCGAAGGGCTGGCATACGCCCGGCAGGTGCTGGGGCTCCGGGCCGGGGTCAATGTCGTGATCGAGATGCACTCCGGACGAGACGGGGCCGGCGACATCCTGGTGACGACACCCCGTATCCATCTCACCGCCGAGACGATGCGGCGACTGGCTGACCTCTGTCTGTGGCTCGACTGCGACCAGTACGTCTACTGA